One genomic region from Candidatus Latescibacterota bacterium encodes:
- a CDS encoding V-type ATP synthase subunit F, which produces MKFHVIADENTVTGFKLVGLDGEVVENADGAREALAKAFEADDIGIIMISERIASEIREDMEDFVFKHSFPLIIEIPDRKGPLEGRISIREMVNAAVGVKV; this is translated from the coding sequence ATGAAGTTCCACGTCATAGCTGATGAGAACACAGTGACCGGCTTCAAGCTGGTCGGCCTGGATGGTGAGGTCGTAGAGAACGCCGACGGGGCCCGCGAGGCGCTTGCGAAGGCTTTCGAAGCGGATGATATCGGGATCATCATGATCTCGGAGCGTATCGCTTCCGAGATACGTGAAGATATGGAGGACTTCGTTTTCAAACATTCCTTCCCGCTGATAATCGAGATTCCGGACAGGAAAGGTCCGCTCGAGGGCAGGATATCGATCAGAGAGATGGTCAACGCCGCTGTGGGTGTGAAGGTCTAG
- a CDS encoding ATP synthase subunit C, which produces MSQQEVNRTKMRRWITVSSTAVFATVIIVLMITLISTVVGVKSQEHDPATKAVQSEQIAEMDSNRAKIMMWGFAAAAFSTAIGSVGAGVAVAYVGSAALGAIGEKPELAAKALIYVGLAEGIAIYGLIISIMILTKI; this is translated from the coding sequence ATGTCACAGCAGGAAGTAAACAGGACCAAGATGAGAAGGTGGATCACCGTTTCATCGACGGCCGTATTTGCGACTGTCATCATCGTTCTGATGATAACTCTGATCAGCACTGTCGTCGGAGTCAAGAGCCAGGAACACGATCCCGCGACAAAGGCTGTCCAGAGTGAACAGATCGCGGAAATGGACTCGAACAGGGCAAAGATCATGATGTGGGGTTTTGCGGCAGCGGCATTCTCTACCGCGATCGGTAGCGTCGGGGCCGGAGTGGCCGTCGCCTATGTGGGATCCGCGGCGCTTGGCGCCATCGGCGAAAAACCCGAACTCGCGGCGAAAGCGCTTATCTATGTGGGCCTTGCTGAAGGTATCGCGATCTATGGCCTGATCATATCGATTATGATCCTTACGAAGATATAG